A window from Salvia miltiorrhiza cultivar Shanhuang (shh) chromosome 2, IMPLAD_Smil_shh, whole genome shotgun sequence encodes these proteins:
- the LOC131008232 gene encoding protein FAR1-RELATED SEQUENCE 5-like, with amino-acid sequence MAYAKRCGFKSRLGAVKRKKSGVIISRLIFCSREGLSKSGGNIRSRMSTRVDCKARIILRVVDGGSYTIVNFIEGHSHRFVSDNLQHFMLSNRKLDHGHKKFVLNCVKTNIGPVKSFHLFKKLVGGYDKVGCTAVDFKNFARDLRAYVLGSDAQILLNNLFNKREICSDFQFEYAVDSSDKLTRLFWADPLSIQKYDAFGESVSFDATYSTNRYNLIFVPFTGKDNHGSCVTFGAGLISHEDEESYSWVLEKFVECMRRRPRMIITDQDPALKKSVERVLYDTRHRFCMWHIMVKVMDKVPHRLKTDLQFKKDFNRLAWSEFTEPLSFERRWNDLMEKYGLVGDKWFDSMFAQRSYWIPSFFRDCHMSGLFKTTSMSESQNSFFRRYFNRGANLIEFFIHFERAIEAQRNQCDGLNSVDVSCFPKLVTDLAIERHATTVYTSGMFVEVQKQIVSASFSCCILEIRTGVGENVYVVEDGESGKFSVTYNLADYSCNCDCKHFVRCGWLCSHVFCVLKNVKIQRIPDQYILKRWTKGICVGGSTNSGGTDTLSQLYSLAYSCIGLVQGDSVKMEKLFQTLKGVHDSLSVNSSSSSNDDLFNEFYGGAPPEVVDVHPPDIVKTKGSGSRLKSRIEKALRDKNKPKRRCGNCKEMVNHDARNCDQERAVK; translated from the exons ATGGCTTATGCTAAGCGTTGTGGATTTAAGTCGCGTCTTGGTGCTGTTAAGCGTAAGAAATCTGGGGTGATTATTTCTAGACTTATTTTTTGTAGTCGGGAAGGGTTGAGTAAATCTGGTGGAAATATTAGATCTAGGATGAGTACAAGAGTAGATTGCAAAGCTCGTATTATTCTTCGTGTTGTTGATGGTGGTTCTTACACTATTGTGAATTTTATTGAGGGTCATAGTCATCGATTTGTTTCAGATAATCTTCAACATTTTATGTTGTCTAATCGTAAGTTGGATCATGGGCATAAGAAGTTTGTATTGAACTGTGTTAAAACCAATATTGGTCCTGTTAAATCATTCCATTTGTTTAAGAAATTGGTTGGGGGTTATGATAAAGTTGGATGTACAGCGGTGGATTTTAAGAATTTTGCACGTGATTTGCGTGCATATGTTCTTGGTTCTGATGCTCAGATTCTATTGAATAATTTGTTCAATAAGCGTGAAATTTGTAGCGATTTTCAGTTTGAATATGCAGTTGATAGTTCTGATAAACTTACAAGGCTGTTTTGGGCTGATCCTTTATCAATTCAGAAATATGATGCTTTTGGTGAATCTGTATCATTTGATGCGACATACTCAACTAACAG ATATAATCTTATATTTGTGCCATTCACTGGTAAAGATAATCATGGAAGTTGTGTGACCTTTGGTGCTGGACTAATTTCTCATGAGGATGAGGAATCATATTCATGGGTTCTTGAGAAGTTTGTTGAATGCATGAGGAGAAGACCAAGGATGATTATTACAGATCAAGATCCAGCTTTAAAAAAATCTGTTGAACGTGTTTTATATGATACGCGTCATCGATTTTGCATGTGGCATATCATGGTTAAAGTTATGGATAAGGTTCCACATCGACTTAAGACCGATTTACAGTTTAAAAAGGATTTTAATCGTCTTGCATGGTCTGAGTTTACTGAGCCTTTGAGTTTTGAACGAAGATGGAATGATTTAATGGAGAAATATGGTTTGGTTGGTGATAAATGGTTTGATTCTATGTTTGCTCAGCGTAGTTATTGGATTCCTTCATTTTTTAGAGATTGTCATATGAGTGGGTTATTTAAGACAACGTCTATGTCTGAGAGTCAGAATAGTTTTTTCCGTAGGTATTTCAATAGGGGTGCAAATCTGATTGAATTCTTTATTCATTTTGAGCGTGCTATTGAAGCTCAAAGAAATCAGTGTGATGGTCTCAATAGTGTTGATGTTTCTTGTTTCCCAAAGTTGGTGACAGATCTGGCAATTGAAAGGCATGCAACAACTGTTTATACTAGTGGGATGTTTGTTGAGGTTCAAAAGCAGATTGTTTCAGCTAGTTTCAGTTGCTGCATATTGGAGATTAGGACTGGTGTCGGTGAGAATGTTTATGTAGTTGAAGATGGTGAAAGTGGTAAATTTAGTGTCACTTATAATTTGGCTGACTATAGTTGCAATTGTGATTGCAAGCACTTTGTGAGGTGTGGTTGGCTTTGTTCgcatgtattttgtgtgttgaaGAATGTTAAGATTCAGAGGATTCCTGATCAATATATATTAAAGCGTTGGACAAAAGGAATTTGCGTTGGTGGAAGTACAAATTCTGGTGGGACAGATACTCTCTCTCAGTTATATTCTTTAGCTTATAGTTGTATAGGTTTGGTTCAAGGTGATTCTGTAAAGATGGAGAAGTTATTTCAAACTTTGAAAGGTGTGCATGATTCTTTGTCCGTGAATAGTTCTAGCAGTTCAAATGATGATCTTTTTAATGAGTTTTATGGTGGTGCACCTCCTGAAGTAGTTGATGTTCACCCACCTGATATTGTGAAGACAAAAGGTAGTGGAAGTCGTTTGAAGTCGAGGATTGAGAAGGCTTTAAGGGATAAAAATAAACCGAAACGAAGATGTGGCAATTGCAAAGAGATGGTGAACCATGATGCTCGTAATTGTGATCAGGAACGTGCTGTTAAAtag
- the LOC131007686 gene encoding arogenate dehydratase 2 produces MAATTSRSPITPFNSGIVNPNSKLNPFFTLKLTKRRRNIHFHACSSGKSSNDKTQAIELQKLMQDSPYEFNSRDSPPSLPRPLTSAQLSNLAAEGSRLRVAYQGVRGAYSESAAEKAYPNCEAVPCEQFDTAFEAVERWLVDRAVLPIENSLGGSIHRNYDLLLRHRLHIVGEVKLAIRHCLLANPGIKIEKLTRVLSHPQALAQCENTLTKLGLVREAVDDTAGAAKHVAFHELNDAGAVASLTAAKIYGLDVLAQDIQDDTDNVTRFLMLAREPIIPGIDKPFKTSIVFSLEEGPGMLFKALAVFAMRNINLTKIESRPLQKQALQTSDDNAIGFPKYFPYLFYVDFEASMADERAQNALGHLKEFATYMRVLGSYPADNGLV; encoded by the exons ATGGCGGCCACCACATCCCGATCCCCAATTACCCCCTTTAATTCCGGAATCGTAAACCCTAACTCTAAGCTTAATCCATTCTTCACGCTTAAACTTACTAAACGACGTCGCAACATCCATTTCCACGCCTGCAGTAGTGGCAAAAGTAGCAATGACAAAACCCAAGCAATCGAGCTACAGAAGCTCATGCAAGATTCCCCTTACGAGTTCAATTCGAGAGACTCTCCTCCATCACTTCCGC GGCCTTTGACCTCTGCTCAGCTGTCGAATTTGGCGGCGGAAGGGTCTCGTCTCCGCGTGGCGTATCAG gGCGTTCGAGGTGCGTACAGCGAGTCTGCAGCCGAGAAGGCTTATCCGAATTGTGAGGCAGTACCATGTGAACAATTTGACACAGCTTTTGAA GCAGTAGAGAGGTGGCTTGTTGATAGGGCGGTTTTGCCTATCGAAAACTCATTAGGAGGCAGTATACACAGGAACTATGATCTTCTACTCCGACATAGGTTACATATTGTTGGGGAAGTTAAACTCGCAATCCGGCACTGCTTACTAGCTAATCCCGGTATCAAGATTGAAAAACTTACAAGGGTTCTTAGCCATCCTCAG GCTCTTGCACAGTGTGAGAATACCTTAACTAAGTTGGGACTGGTTAGGGAAGCAGTGGATGATACTGCTGGCGCAGCAAAG CATGTTGCTTTTCATGAACTTAATGATGCCGGGGCAGTTGCTAGCTTGACTGCTGCTAAGATCTATGGTCTGGATGTACTTGCTCAGGACATTCAG GATGATACTGATAATGTGACTCGATTCCTTATGCTAGCTAGGGAGCCTATCATACCAGGCATTGATAAACCTTTCAAG ACAAGTATAGTCTTCTCATTAGAGGAAGGTCCTGGGATGCTGTTTAAGGCACTAGCTGTATTTGCTATGAGGAATATCAATCTCACCAAG ATTGAAAGTCGTCCACTGCAAAAGCAGGCTTTACAAACATCAGACGACAATGCCATTGGCTTTCCTAA GTACTTTCCCTATCTTTTCTATGTTGATTTTGAAGCATCCATGGCTGATGAAAGAGCTCAAAATGCTCTTGGTCATCTAAAA GAGTTTGCAACATATATGAGGGTTCTTGGCAGTTACCCTGCAGACAATGGCCTTGTGTAA